The following nucleotide sequence is from Anguilla rostrata isolate EN2019 chromosome 3, ASM1855537v3, whole genome shotgun sequence.
tcttatacacatactgtatatctgagGCTATAATGGTTGTTTTTGTGAAACCCAGTTTAGATCATAATGAGCCCATTGTGTCTGGTGGTTTCCCTTTGTGCAGATCAGTGCTGacgtctcattctctgtcccttcagctcctgtgactctggacccaaacacagcacatcctGAGCCCTTACTGTCTGAGGATCTGACCAGTGTGAGACGCAGTGGTGAGAGTCAGCAGGTTCCTGataatccagagagatttgaatGGGGGCggtgtgtgctgggctctgagggAGACACTGCTGGGATGTAGATGTGGGGGATGGAGGTTACTGGgcggtgggtgtggctaaagagtccatCAGAAAGAATAGCACTTTGAATCTGAGCTCAGCAGAAGGAGTGTGGAGTATATGGCAGCACAATGGGGAATATGAAGCCTGGACCTCCCCACCTACAGTCCTCACTGTGCGGAGGAAACCCCAGagggtcagagtgcagctggactgggacaggggggaggtgtcattctctgaccccagtgacaacactcctctctacacttttaaacactcCTTCACTGAGAGAGTGTTTCCATTCTTCTATCCTGGTTCTCTGCAGATCTGTCCACTAGGGAATGATACACGAGCTCATGATTCAATACAATACACGATACAGTTCACAACATGATACACTaacaatatttttaacaatatatgatacctttattttggaaaatatagcCCCTAAGTATTTGGGCAGTcagatcatttttgttgttttggctcggTACTTCAGCACATTGGATATTGTAATTAGacaatgaatgtgaggttaaagtCCAGACAGTCAGCTATAATGTGAAGGTATACTTCCATACTTGGCGATCTGTGTAGTaattacagctctttttatacagtacatgatCTCCCTGTTGtgggggaccaaaagtaattagaCAGTTGGCTGCTCTGCTGTTTCCTCTTCTGCTTGTTGTTGCATTATTAGTTCATGTACAGGAAGGCgaggaaaaaaagttaattttaggcatttgcatttggagtctgttactgttgtctctcaacatgagaaCCAAAGGACTGTCAATGCAAGTAAAACAGGCCATAGTTAGGCCGAAAAATTAGAATAAATCAGGGATACTCAAAATATTGAGCGTgtcaaaatcaattgtttgacacattgttaagaagcaagaatgtGCTGGTGAGCttagcaatagcaaacaacctggcaGACCACAGAAAACCACTGTGGATTACAGAATAATACTTTCAGTTGTAaaggaaaatactttttatgcccccccccccaattgttTTTAAAGCTCAATATCATAAGGCACTCCTGGAAGGCAATTCACCAAAGACATTTGTATTCTGTTTTATAACCTGTGTTTTCAAGACATGCTAACGTTAATATGTTCATAGTGTGTAAATAACACATATACATGCCTATATTTGCTAATAAAAGTCTAGTAAAGGTCCATAAAGGGCAATGATAATTTAAAACTGGTTTCAGACGTTAGCTGTGTAGCATGAAGTTGTAGTTCTGATATTAGAACTTTTTGGGGTTCTCTGTCAGTGTGAAAATGGCAGTACCATGCACATCAGCCACCTGCACTGTGTactttataattatttaaatactctGTTTGTTTCTACAGGGTCAGCTGATCTGAGGATTGTCCTGTTGGGAAAGACAGGAGCTGGGAAGAGCAGCACAGCCAACAGCATTCTGGGAGAGCAGGTGTTCAGGACTTCATGTCGTGCAAAATCTGCTACAGCTACATGCGAGGCTAAAACAGCGACTGTTTATGGAAGGAAAATCACTGTGGTTGACACACCAGGGTATTTTTGTGCTGAGTGCACTGATGAAGAACTAAAACCTGAAATAGCCAGATGCATCACAGAGTGTTCCCCTGGACCTCACGCCTTTGTCATAGTGCTGCCTGTGGGGAGGCAGACAGCAGAGGAGAAGAAAGCAGTGAAAGAGTTTCTGAAAACGTTTGGGGAGAAGGCTCTGAAGTACGCTGTTGTCCTGTTTACACATGGAGACCAGCTTGATGACGACGTGACCGTTCAGCAGTTTGTGGATAAATATGACAACCTAAAAACACTTGTCCAAAAGTGTGGAAACCGGTTTCATGTCATCGATAACAAATACTGGAATAACCCCACTGAAGGCCACAATGATGAGCGAAGCAACGCTGCTCAAATCAAAAAGCTGCTGAACACGATTGATCAGATGGTGGAACAGAACGGAGGCAAGCACTACACCAACGACATGCTCCAAGCTGTGGAACAAGCTCTAAAAGAAGAACTGGCCAAGTTGAAATCtgtaaaagataaaaaaaaggaagaacaaAGCTCAAGCTGTACCTGTAGCTGAGGTAGCAAAGATGGGGATGGGACTGGGGGCCTGCATGCGTATgataccgggggggggggggggggggggggtaattggGGCAGAAGCAGGGGCAAATGGGGCAAATGTAgcagagagtaagagagaagcCTCAGAGACCCTCTGGTGGATCTCAGATTGCTGAGTAATCCACCTCCCGGGGGAACTGTGAAGGGGGGCATAGCCTCGGGAACAACCGAGATGCTGTCGAAACTTCGGTTGACAGCTCGCCCCCCTTTCCGCGATCTCCCCCGAAGTTAAGATCCCCTCCTGCGGTCGAATGACCCCTCGCCCCAGCTCGCCATTTggcctgcgcgtgtgtgtcacACTCACAGTCCTCCAGGAACTCATTAGGATCGACGAAGACGAAGACGAAGGTCGCACACTGGAGCCGCACGCCGTAGCTTTCCTGTCCTCTCGGCCGGCAGGAGCAGGCCCAGCCACGACAGGCCCAGTCCCTGATAATGCTGCAAATCTGAGTCTGTCCGGAGTAAGTTTCACtggtgaattaaaaataaaaataacactgtaTATACAAATGCATATATAAACCCCACAATCTGAGTAAatttacaaaattttaaataaaaaaacgtacCTCATTGTGTTACAGACCAAAGGCACAAATGAGGCTAACTACTGCAAAAAtagattaatgaataaatgaattaatttgaattattaattgtattacaaagaaaattctaaattaaaaaacctgtaaaataaaaactgatataaacataaaataaaaacgtttttCAGGATGTAGaggaaaaaatgattaattttgaAACAGAGCTTGTAAGATAATTCTGGTAATTATTTGTGTCAATGACCTctggcatttttatttgtttgttgataATCACACTTgtatgcaagaaaaaaaatatcttttaacCTTCCAAATTCCCAATGACTTTCTACAcactcaaataaatatttaggcctaatattcatatttcaaattttcCATCAAATTTGATTAAGTAATTTTAATgtaagccaaaacaacaaacttaTAAATGTGATgcatatatataaaacaaacacaaatgaaacaaataaatagatttccgcaattattataaataaatccaatgtgttttaaatacatCAATAATAGTAGAATACGTAATCACGTAATTGTTTCATAATCTAGAATTAGCCATATATAAACCATCctcatatttttaaactgattgAATCTAGTTTGAGAATTAGCAGATCTATATTCATTGTAATTACTCTGAATGAATACCTCTTCagtatctgtttatttaaatataaccaAGTTGATGTGCTTGCTTAATTCCATTGAATGCCTGGAATCGTTTTTCTGAGTGCATATTGTACATGATCTTTTTATTCATCTGTCATGGAGGAAACTCCTATTTTTGTGCATCGTAGTGAATGTACTTATTATTCACAACGATCCTGTTATATTTAATCCTACTTACtgcataatacattttttaaacacaagagTTCAGTCATCCTCTCCCAACCACTGAATAACTCATAATGCAGCAAGTGAGCATAAGCTGCAATAGAAGCAAATGTTATAATTTCTGCAAACTcctttaaataatgtaaatacttgtaaatacaaatgacaaattcatGTTCGGGGAAGAAATTGCTTTACTGAATTTCTGTGTCTGGGCTGCAGTCTTTCAGTGATTGAGATGCACAAAGTCCTGTCTAATTCTGAAGACTGCATAGACAGCACCTTTCCTGTCTTCTGCAGCAAACTGCTagcataactttttttaaaacagatttgtcttttttcttacAGCTGAACAATGAAACAGGTGAACATAAAAATATCGTTTTCAATTGAGCTGTATGTTCTGTAAATATGTGCAAATGTTTTATAACTGCCAAGATTTGGCGTTCAATGGAATTTATTGAAGTACAATAAAAGCAATTTGACCGTTTTTCAGTGGTTTCCAAAATATGCACAATACCTCATACACTGCAAGAAGGTTATGGTGcattaatttatatttgaacATTACAGATTGTTAAAGGTAAGAATCATATGCATATTGGCAGTCATCACTGTTTAAAAGAATGAAGTGTTCTCACATGTTACTGTCATAAGTATACACTAGCTGAAATAGGTGCTCATCctgaaaaaaaacgtttttttttttcatttttggacaatattgtttttttagaatTGACATCTGTCATCATTTGACCCTGATCCTTTGTCCGGGATatgaaataaaggaaaacagtaCCAAGAACACCCTAGAAACGAATATAATGAGCCGAAGTGCATTTAATTCAGAATTCCTTGCTCGCCTTCGGAATTGCCTCTTCCGGCTGTTATTTCAACAGCTTGGGATGCTGGGGAATTCAGGAACGCGTGCAGCATCGTTCTTACCCCAGGCTTAGCGTCAGTGAAAAGGagcttattttgtttatttatttaggggcgacacagctcaggaggtaagagggGTTATCTGGCGGTCaaagggttgccggttcgatccctcgccctgggtgtgtcgaagtgtccctgagcaggaCACCTAGCCCCTAATttctcccaatgagctgattggtaccttgcatggcagcctttcatcgttggtgtgtgtgtgtgagtgtgtgtgtgaatggatgaatgagaggcatcaattgtaaagtgctttggataaaagcgctatataaatgcagtccatttaccacctgtatatgagcgagagagagttgACACTGTACTTCATGTAATTTGGAAAGCTTTGGCAACACATACactgaaatatgtcatgccaataaagcagtttgaattaaattgagaggggagagagacggagaagaGTACAGAAGATGAGAGATTGCtgactggtggagagagagcacacgcacctgggctgtgttaactaatcagcccaggtgcctgactggtggagagagcacacgcacctgggctgtgttaactaatcagcccaggtgcctGACTGGTggggagagcacacacacctgggctgtgttagctaatcagcccaggtgcttaaagatGTGTTGTTCTTCACGGTACAGGGCTGcgaccgggagctcacaccgagagagCAAGTTTTTGAGTTTTGCTTTTCTGCACactaaaaggaaaaagaaagtttCTGGTCGATACTACACCTACTCCCCATTGGTTCAGTTCATATTTCTTTTGAATAGATGGCCAAatgctcagccaatcacaaccaaCCAAACATGAGCCAGGAGCAGGAGAGTTTTAACCCGCACGCCTGCAAAAACAAGAAGTGAAAATGGAAGACGTCAGGGCCGTTTCTATTCATTGTGGGCGAACAGGAGGCAGCTGAAGTCAGGGTTAGTGAAAGCTCACCCTGTTGTCGCAGGTACAGGGACACACCACCCTACGCAGATGGGGTCTTACCCGTGGGCCGATTTCGACTGGAACGGCCCCGTTCCTCTTCACACAACAAGGCGCGGTTTCCACGGCGTCCGATGTGTTCACAAACCACtcgttttaaaatttaaaaaaaaaatatttcctgaaaTGCTTTGACCATCCAacaccacaaaaataaataattctgtgCTTGTTTTGAGATATTTCCAGGCATTTTAAAGGTAGGaatcaactttatttatattacaaCAGCACATAATCAAATTTTCGAATGGTCCCATCTTGACAAATGCGCCATTCAGAGTTTATGGTTGCGATGAGATCGAGCGCTGTAGACCAATGCATTGGCCTGCCTCCAGGACATCTGTGGCCTAGACAGGACAACGCATTTTCCAACGGGCACCTGTCCAGGTCAGCTGAATTCATACTGCGCCCGGCAACTGGGTCCTTGGAACCCTGAAACATTTTTGTCCTCCTCCTCAGGCCtcacaggtcatgtgaccagtgcCTGGTGGCTCAGCACTGCAGTAAACCTTGTCATGGTTAACAGGGAAATTCTGatgtaacacacacaaaaaaataattattaataataataataataataataataaagtgttGGTGGAATGTTAGCTATAAAGTAACAGCTTGAGAAACTAGGAGAAACATTAACAGAAAAcaatggtggtggggggagctGCACTCAGCATTCAAGAGCAAATGAGAGAAGAGGTGTAAGGGagtggggtcaggggtcaggggtcacaggtTCTGACAGCACTGTAGTTTGTTGCCCCTCTGGCCGTCGGTGGTTGGGGGAACGCTGATGTCCACCACGTTGTTGCCGGGAGACTCGTCGTGCGCCGAGCGGTCGGCCATCTGCTTCTGTGACACGATGCGGTAGAtctctgaggagagagggaaggatcGTATCATtcacctgcagctcacctgtacagaactgagagagagtacacacctgtacactactgagaaagagagagagagagagagtatacaCCTGAACActactgagagaaagagagagtgtacacacctgtacactacTGAGAGagagtacacacctgtacactactgagagagagagagagagtacacacctgcacactaatgaaagaggaagacagagagagacagagaggtaggGATGGGGAAGCGAGAGATTGgaaagagaaatgagagaaagggaaaagggagagagaaaaatggggatggagggagaatCTACAACCGGATTGTGCCACACTGCCAGGGTACCCAAGATTACTCTCAACTGCAGTGTAATCACACCACCACTAGAGGGCATTAGTCTGTGGTGCTGCCGACCTGTGAGGATGTTCTTGAAAGCCTCCTCTACATTGGTGGAGTCCAAGGCTGACGTTTCTATGAACGACAGGGTGTTCTTCTCtgcaggggaaagagagagggagagatgagggagCTCAGCGCAGAGGAGATCAGCTGACCACACCCAGAACAGGGTACCGCCCGCCACACACTGGACAGGGCCAGAACTCAGAGAACAGGAGCCTGGTGTGTGGGCACTGAGAGCAGGTGGTacaggtgtgtagtgtgtgggcgggtgtgtgtgcgtgtgcgtgtgtgtgtgtgcgcgcgcagtGTGTACCTGCGAAGGCGCGTGCCTCGTCGGTGGGCACTGCCCTCAGGTGGCGCAGGTCGCTCTTGTTGCCCACCAGCATGATGACGATGTTGCTGTCAGCGTGATCCCGCAGCTCCTTCAGCCAGCGCTCCACGTTCTCATAGGTCAGGTGCTTGGCGATGTCATACACCAGCAgcgcccccaccgccccccggTAGTACCTGAGACacacagggggcggggtcaagaccacacccacataacCATATAGGGACAGGGTTGCATGCaagaccacacccacatacccaACCATgaggtctctctcactcatgccgaggtgctggtctctctctcactcaggctgaggtgctggtctctctcacattcactctgaggtgctggtctctctctctcactcaggctgaggtgctggtctctctcacactcactctgaggtgctggtctctctcactcactctgaggtgctggtctctctctctcactcgcgcggaggtgctggtctctctcactcacactgaggtgctggtctctctctctcactcacgcggaggtgctggtctctctcctcactcaccGAGGTGCTGGTATCTCTTCCCCTCAGTCTGGCTCTCTCACTCACGAGTGCGGTCACTGgatgtggtctctctctctctcactcacgcggaggtgctggtctctctctcactcacgcggaggtgctggtctctctcactcacgcgGCGGtgatggtctctctctcactcatgctgaggtgctggtctctctctctcactcacactgaggtgctggtctctctctcactcacgcgGAGGTGATGGCTCTGTAGCGCTCCTGTCCCGCTGTGTCCCAGATCTGGGCCTTTACGGTCTTCCCGTCCACCTGGATGCTGCGTGTGGCGAACTCCACGCCGATGGTGCTCTTGCTCTCCAGGTTAAACTCGTTCCGCGTAAAACGCGACAGCAGGTTACTCTTCCCCACGCCAGAGTCTCCAATCAGCACCACTGccgttaaaacacacacacacaaacacacacaagaaaattTATGTGTACACAAACACGGGTTCAGTGATGCTGCGCCATCAACAATTAATTCATTagcaatttaaaattaattggtaatttaaaaaaaaattgccagtACGCTACTGAGCTTTGAGATGCACTagtaaataacaaataacaaagggacaaaaattgatttattagATCATCAGGGGCCTTCATACAATGCACCTGATTAGCACTGAAGTCTGGATTGCACTTTTGCGTGTGTCTTCATTATCCAATAGCTTAAATGatcctgtctgtgttttgtgttttgatgtAAACTGGGTGTCTCTTTTGAGATATGAAATTAAGAAAGCAGTTGAACATTACATCATATTAGTGCAGGGTTTGCGCACTGGCtcccaattttttaaaattaaaatgttattttcctaATTCAGTCCATCGTTTACTTTTTGACCTCGGCCATGCAAAATTATTGCACAGGCTACGAACAAACAATGGCTTGCAGTATATACAGTGAAGACAACCATTTTCAACAAATCCAACACGGCACTCAGAAATTAAGTTGAATCGCGCCGTTTTAAGGTCCTGTGCGCAGAAAATGCTCGACTGAAATTTGCAAACATCTTTGCAGCAGATATGCAGCGGGACCGTCTTGTGGAATGCATAGCAACGGTACACTGGTCGCAGATGTAGGTTACAGTCAGAGGTTTTGTCCATGTCTTGAGGTTGTTTCATCCTTTCAGGAAACAAAGTTGAACTTTGCCCACCCACCATACCACCCCACCATGCCACCCCCGCGCTGCAGGAAGCCGATAGCCTGTTCTGCTGGGAAATCGGAAACGACAGTTTTGGACCTCTTTCCTGTCCTGGAAAGGTGTACAAGTTATAAAACGCTCTGCAAGTCTACTGCGGTAACATCATGTGTTTACCGATTTGATAGGAGAACCAATAGAACGTGCATCTAGACTATATGGTGGCTGGCTCGCGCGTTTAATATGTGTCATTCCAATAAATTCAACAAACATGTTCTGCTTAATTGCAAAACGCGATGTAAATTGAATGTATTGTTCAATTTGTACATTAGCATCTTGTCCAATCTGGACATACAACATCTCAGTAACGTCAACTTGCAACATATGTGGCGTTCATATACctaattgattttctttttatatcgTCAGTGAATTACTGGAATATTGCCTGCAAAATGGCAAGCTAGAAACAACTATCCATTTGAATATTCGGCCTAGCCTACTCGTCTGTCTAGCTCCCTTCCTATAATAAGTTATTATAACAAGGGGGCTTGACAGATTAACATCATTAATAAAATTGTTAATATGGCGGCAGAAGCAGCGCCGGGCAACGACTGCTTAGTAAAAAGCTAGAAAGCAGTAAcgtcagactctctctctcgctagcCAGGTTTTTAAGGATTCCTAAACCGCGACAAACGGAACGATGGGCAGctaactagtttttttttttttttttttgtacgcaTCATGTTCTTATTTGTCGCCAGAGACAATAACCTACTCTTACCAGCCATTCGGGAGAAACCGCTTCTTGAGATTGTatgacagcagtgaaaacaaatgaacGAATTATTCAGGTTACAATAACGTTACAGGGGCAGAGAATTTACCTTTGAACAAGAAATCGTAGTCATCATCTCTGTTCCCCAttttaggaagaaaaaaaaaaccgttacAACCTCAATCCACGATTTGAAAAAGCCTGATTCGGGTGTGTTTCTAATCTAGCGGGATTCACTGCAATGTTTTAACCCGATGTGTGAAACAATGCGCTATGGTTCGCTGCCGTGACAGCCCAAGCCGCAGGAAGAAGTAACGCTATCTCCCTGACTCcgcagagggggaggagtcccTATGCTGTGCACACCCCAAACCAAACAGGAGATGACGCTATTGTCTATCTGTGATCAATTCGTGAAGTCTCTATTTGTTGAGTTTCCTttttgtaggctacatttatttttaaattgcagctTTAGAAAACCAGCCGAAATAGTTATTTGTAAGATGGTCAGATCATTACCTATAGGCTAATTGTAGTCAATaatggcggcagtgtagtaggCCCGAAAGGttacaggttcaattcccaaaTAGGATgctgcccttgagcaaggtatttaattGTGGCATATGTCCAGCTGCATGAATGGacacactgttaaaaaaaaaaaatacaatagctgtgtaagtcactctgaataagaacgtctgccaaatgcctgtaacacactgtagcTATAATTGCAACGTTAGGCCAGACAGCACTGTGGTATACCTTATTTACTTGTCTGAATGAGCAAACTAGTCATATAACAGTCAAAATTGGCAAAACCAACAACTTTGTTTGTTAGATGTTGGGCCAAAGCTGGGATACCATGGTAATGTTACATTTAGCTAGCCATAGGCCATCACTTCTTGTAATGACAACAGTGCTTTAAATGTTCAGATAgtggtggaaagtccaggggtcagaaagtaaaagtcctgcaatgtgtttttttcacccatgaactcagccgatttcactaattagttctaccccctggctgaagaattctgTGAATTCACAAATTTTGAGCTAAATATTGGGGAGGACATTTACTTTCTTaaactggattttccacctgttTTGTAGTAATCTGACATTTGACAGGCAAATGGTGACATTTGACAAGTTAGGCCACAAGGTTGGGGCTTAAATTAATTGATTCcagataacatttcaaaaagatTAACAGTGGTGTCACAGCATCCTGTGCATTTATGTTCTCAGGTAATCTGCATTAAATCTTGAATGATATTGGAAAGCCATGGGTTGTGGGTTTCAGTGAAAGAAAGCACACAAAACTGtgtataaaatttaaaatcagaTGTTTATTTAGAAAATGATATATTAAATTGGTCCATAACAACCACTGTTATCAGAAAGTTTGTTTGAAATGACTGCCTCTAAAGTTTTCTCATTGACGTCCAGTTAATAGTCATCCAGTCTACTGCCCCCTGTCTTGCGTCAAACAAGATTATGACAATCAATCTAAAATGGTAGGCTATCCGCAAGATGTAGTCAGTTTGTGGTCCAGGAAATTTACCATACGTGCATTGAGAAGGAACCAGGTGCTTGCTTGAAATTTCAAGAAGCACACGGTTaagcaaaacaattatttaGGGAGTTAGGTCAGAAGCACCGCGGTAGCCAGTTACTGAACTAAAGCATGGACGGTACGAACTAGTTAatttgacaacaacaacaacaaaacaaaaaaaactatgtagGTTTGTGTTCAAACGGGAAGTCCGGCCACTTGGCACTTTCGGGACTTCCTCTTAGCACAATCTGACCTCTTTTGTGGGTGAgtgggaaatgtttttaaagtccGTTCGAATTCGTGTTGGGAAGCCATCCAACTGGATGTTCAGAGACGTCGTAACAGCTGTCCTTATCCGAGAGAACGGACGCGCTTAGACATTCATATGTGTATTCATATATATGTGTAACGGTTGTTTCACGTCAGCCAGAAAGCGCTGTGTTTTGGATCCGGGGCAAAGGACAGCGTCCGTGGCAACCAGATTGGTTGACATAATCCGTTTCTTAGAATCTATCTCTTTCGTGGCGTACAGACAGGTGTTGCAAATTTGGCTTTATACTTTTGTTAAATCTGTTATGGCGAAAACAGAACAGCCAAAATGCGAGCAATATCCTAGCGCATCACCAGTCAGTAAAGACGATTCGCTTCCTTTGTTAAGCAAAGCAACTATGGCGGAGAAACGGAGGTCCGGTGGATCGGGGATCCTGGCCGACCCCAAATCGGCGAAATCTGACTCCGATAAAGAGTTTCTGTCACAGACCGGAGTGGGAGTGCTACTGAGAGGAGCTCTCCTAAAATTGGTGGAAGCCAGGTCAGAAGATCCGATTGGGTTTCTGGCCGACCACTTTAGTAATTTAGCTTCTGAATCCGAAAACGGGTCGGCAGGGTGCGGCGATGCGGAGCAAACGAACACTTCAGAAGAACAACAGCAACTGGGGAGAGCTATGTGGCACCTCAGATTGGCGCATCACTCCCAGAGGTAAATTAGCTgaatctaaaaacaaaaacccgacACCGCTGTTTATAACTTGTTTATGACATGCTTAGTTAAAGTTAACAGTGAGATAACATACTTAATCTGTAACTTTTTCTTTCTTAGTATATTGTTACTACTATAAAGACTGTGTACCATTAGCTAGTATTATCATCACATAAACGTGCGTTGTTGGAGACCGCGAAGTGGGAGTGGCCAACTTCTTTTTGCAAGACAATAGTGTGTTTCTAACCACATACGATCGGAAAATTGtggttgtttttctctttctggcGTTGGACTTAGGTTAC
It contains:
- the LOC135251265 gene encoding ras-related protein Rab-11B-like isoform X1 → MGNRDDDYDFLFKVVLIGDSGVGKSNLLSRFTRNEFNLESKSTIGVEFATRSIQVDGKTVKAQIWDTAGQERYRAITSAYYRGAVGALLVYDIAKHLTYENVERWLKELRDHADSNIVIMLVGNKSDLRHLRAVPTDEARAFAEKNTLSFIETSALDSTNVEEAFKNILTEIYRIVSQKQMADRSAHDESPGNNVVDISVPPTTDGQRGNKLQCCQNL
- the LOC135251265 gene encoding ras-related protein Rab-11B-like isoform X2, which gives rise to MAVVLIGDSGVGKSNLLSRFTRNEFNLESKSTIGVEFATRSIQVDGKTVKAQIWDTAGQERYRAITSAYYRGAVGALLVYDIAKHLTYENVERWLKELRDHADSNIVIMLVGNKSDLRHLRAVPTDEARAFAEKNTLSFIETSALDSTNVEEAFKNILTEIYRIVSQKQMADRSAHDESPGNNVVDISVPPTTDGQRGNKLQCCQNL
- the tpgs1 gene encoding tubulin polyglutamylase complex subunit 1, with translation MCNGCFTSARKRCVLDPGQRTASVATRLVDIIRFLESISFVAYRQVLQIWLYTFVKSVMAKTEQPKCEQYPSASPVSKDDSLPLLSKATMAEKRRSGGSGILADPKSAKSDSDKEFLSQTGVGVLLRGALLKLVEARSEDPIGFLADHFSNLASESENGSAGCGDAEQTNTSEEQQQLGRAMWHLRLAHHSQRSAFNNNVRVAYELLMKRGQRRRVGGGVRGSIYTEMLRFLCSEGEVPELTAAPLLRRIQCHDHEAVPFELFRQGVLTCAVFSDYVRKSRSLYVAVCPCPDTPAERSLCQAVLETLRDALDTSHCADSARYLEASAKIAPCKLAEAMALAHNPGQTQTGPTMEPQEFEDAAAALFIARVRPVS